The Campylobacter curvus genome includes the window GCATCGACCGCCGCCGCGGCAAAGGCGTGCGAGCTTTCGCTTTTGGACTATGTTTTTACGTATAAAATTCCCGCCGCACTGCCGACTACGATCGTAATGGGCGTGGCTTTGGTGTTTTGGAACAGATACCTTGATAAAAAGGAGGGCTGGGTTTGCAGCGAACATGTGGGTGAGACGATAGAATTTGACGAAAAGACGCAAGCCCCGCAAGCCAGCGCGCCTAAAATTTACGCTATCTTGCCATTTTTGCCGATGATATTGGTCGTCGTTTTTTCTCAATACTGCATCAAGTCCATCAAGCTTGACATCTCGGCTATCATAATCCTTTCCGTCGTCATCGCGATGCTTTGCGAGGCGATCAGGCATAAATTTAGCTTTGAAACGATCGCCGAGGGGCTAAAAATATTTTTCCAAGCCATGGGTAGGAGCGTGAGCGGAGTGGTCGCGCTCATCATCGCAGCGGGCGTATTTGCGGAGGGCTTTAAGGCTCTTGGAATGCTCGATAGTATCGTGAGCTTGGCAAATTCTTTGGGCTTTGGTGGCTTTGGTATGTCGGTACTTTTTGTCGTCATCACCACGCTTATTACTATCATCTCGGGTTCAAACGGTGCGAGCTTTTACCCGCTCGTCGAGATGGTACCACACATCGCATCAAAGCTAAACGTAAGCTCCGTTATGCTAGTACTCCCGATGCATCAAGCCTCCACCATCGCCCGTCCACTCTCGCCCGTAGCCGGTGTCGTGGTCGCGATAGCCGGTATGCTAAAATGCAGCCCGCTAAGCCTCGTAAAACGTTGCAGCGTGCCGGCGATCCTTGGTCTTATCAGCCATCACATTTTTGTATTTTTGCTCGCTTTGTGAGGTGAGAGATGCTGCCTAGATGGACATTTGACGATGTTTATGGAGATCTTAACGATGAAAAATTTACAAGCTCGCTTCAAAATTTAGACGCGCTAGTCGGTGAAATTTACGGTGCAAATTTACCGCTAAATTTAACGGCGCAAAAATATCAACTCGCACTCGAAGAGGCAAATTCGCTGCTCGCGTTTTGTCGCTGCAAGTCAAGCGAAAATACAAAAGACGAGCGAGTGGGCGCGATAGAGGCTAAGATAGAGGCGAGCTTATCAAAACTTGAAGAGATAAAAGAAAATTTGTTTGAAAAATTTGACGGGCTTTTGGCGGATGACAAACTTTGGAGCGAGCCTGCGATCGCCGCGCTGAAATTTCTTTACGATGAGCGTAAAAACAGCTGGCAGATGAAGCTTTCAAAAAGCGAGCGTAAAATTTACGATGAGCTGGCACAGGCTAGCTTCACTCCGCTTTACGGCGTTTTTAGGCACTTAAATAACCTGATAAACATCGAAGCTACCGATCAAAACGGCGCGCGTAGCACTTATAGTCTCGCAAAATGTGGCGGCATTTTAAAGGGTTCGCCTGACGGGACGCTGCGAAAGAGCGTGTTTGAGGGCTTGCAAAGACACTACGACAAGCACGCGAGCCTATATGTCGATGTGATAAATTTGCTTCAAGGCTTTAGGCTTGATAAATTTAAACGTGCAGGCGTCGATCGTCTTACGCCAAGCTTTGAACAAAATAAAATAAGTGCGCAGGCTGTGGGCGCGATGTTTGAGGCGCTAAAACTTAGGCTAGAGAGCATAAGAGAGTGCGTAAATTTACGTGCAAAGTATTTTGAAAGCGGCAAAATTTACGCCTGCGACCTGCTCGCTCCTTCGCCTCACTCCTCAAATGCACAGATCCCTTACGAAAGCGCGATAGATACGATTTGCGAGGCTTTGGGCGAGGTGGGCGAGGAGATCCCGGGGTTTATACGCATGATGTTGCAAAAGGGCTGGATCGAAGCTGATACGCGAGAAAATAAAGCCGGCGGCGCGTTTTATACGAGATTTGATAAATTTAAGCAGCCGCGCGTATTTTCCACATATATGGGCACACAAGCGCATATGATCCAGCAAGCCCACGAGCTGGGGCACGCGTGGCACTACTGGATAATGCGTGATATGCCAAGCGTGCAAACTCACTTTCCTATGTCGCTAGCAGAGACGGCGAGTACGTTTAACGAAGCGGTTTTGAGAAACTATCTGCGAAAGAATAGCACGGATAAAAATTTACTCTTTGACATCTTGTGGCAAGAGCTAAAATCAGCCGCAAATTTTATGCTACATATCAGCGTGAGATACGAGTTTGAGACGGCTTTTTTGGCGGCGAGGCAGGAGCAAATTTTAACCGCTGCAAAGGTAAATGAGCTGATGCTTGAAGCGTGGCGCAAATGGTACGGAGATAGCGTGCAAGACACCGAGCTTTTCTTGCCGTATTTTAAGCTACATTTTTACAAAACCGATCAATACATCTACAACTATCCTTACACCGTGGGCTACCTACTATCGCAGTTTTTGCTGGGCGAGTTTAAGGCAATGGGGGCTAAATTTATCGGCGTGTATAAAGAATTTTTGCGCGATTGCGGGCGGATGAGCGTCGAAGCGCTGCTTAAAAAATACTTTGATAAAGACGTTACAAAGTGCGAATTTTGGCTACTTTGCATAGATAATGCACTTAGCTACGCACAGGAGTTTAAAAGACTGGAAACAGAGTTGAGCACTCAGTAAATTTTTATATCTTTTTGTCGATATAAAAAGAAATTCATTTAAAAGGATATTAAATGAACATCATCGGCACTTTAAATTTAGCTCGCGATACTTACGCTATCGATACGGATATCAAAAATTTACAGCTAAATGCGTCCGGTGCGCAAAAGATAGATCACTTGCTTTTGACTAAAAGAGAGGGCTTGCAAAAAGAGGCGCAAAGGCTGATTTCTGAATACATAAGCGCCGAGGCAGCCGGATATAAGCTCGGCACGAACGGCATAAACGAAAATTTGTATTTTAACTCCATAAACGCACAAGCTTTCATGGATAAAGACAAGTCCTTTTCGGGAGATGTAAAAAGCGATCTTTGGGCCGTGTCTGACAAAAAATATAAAAATTTAAACGATGATGGCGTTTTAAAAGCCTTAAAGAACGCTTACGGTGATGTGAAGCTGTTTTTAGACTTTTATGATGACGGGACGAATACCTTGGAGCTAAACGGTGCTAGTGCGTTATTTGGGCTTGATAGTAACAAGGACGGGACGCTCTCGTCAGAGGACGAGCTGTTTTACAAGATAAAGGTCAAGGGCTACGACAAAGACGGGAACGAGAAAATTTCAAGGCTTAGCGATCTGCTTAGCGGCATAGACCTCACGAAATTTATAAAAGACGAGATAATAAACTACGCGCAAAAAGAGACGGACGAATATAACGCCAAGATCGATGCGCTGCCAAAAAATAATGCGAAAAAATATCTACTCAAAAAGAAAAATATAGATTATCTCGACTACCGCCAAACACGCAATGCGTCAAACCCCTACACGCTCATAAAGGCCGAATATCGATACGAAAAGCTACAAAGCGACGAGGTGCAAAATTTCTTTCAAAAATATACCGGCGCGGACGGCTGGGTCGATCTAAGAGATAACAAAGTCTTTAACAAAACCAGTAAGCTAATAAATTTCGCCTATCTTAAAAAGAGCCTGGACGGCAACGCGCGCCTGGCGGAATTCAACCCGATCGTAAAGACGCATGAGGGCCTTAGCGAGGACTTCTCCTACACGAAGTATCAAAAGCAAAATTTTAAAAAGCTTTATGAGGATTACATGGCTGCCTCAAGCGAGCATTACGAGAGAGTCGATGAGCTGATCAAAAATTTAAAAGATGGCGGCGCGCCAGATGCCGATGTGCTGATAGCAAAGCTGCGAACGACCAAATCCTCGCGTATGGTAAGCATCGAAAACGAGTTTAAAGCTGCAACGGGAATGAACTTTAGCCAAAAGAATTTGCAAAGGGTGAAATTTGGCTTTGAAAATGACGAGAAGGCCACCGCATACGCGCTAAAAGATACCGACGCGGTCGTAGCGATGAAGCTTAGCAAGAGCGGGTTTATCACGCTTAGATTTGACAGCGGACGCGAGATCGTGGTGAACGAGCTTTACTCTGACACGGGCAGTCTAAATTCCCTCAGCAAAGACAAACGCATCAGCCCGAACCAAGAGATACAAACGATGAGCGAGGAGCAGATAAATTCGCTCGATTTTGACAAGATAGCGGTCAAAACTGATGAAGCCAAAAATGAGGTTAAAAGCCTAAGAGAGCTTGGTGCGAAGCTAGTCTCAAGGCTCACGGACAACAAATACGCGATCTATCTAAGTAACGGCGATATCATGGTGGCAAAGGAATTTTACAACATAACCTACATAGATAAATTTCTAAACGGCGATGAAAATTTTAAAGTGGACAGGAAGGATAGGTTTTATCCTAAAGTCGATAAGCTAGCCTAAAGGTAAAACAAAGCCTTTAAATTTCATGTTACGATTCTTCTCATAAATTGATAATAAATTTCATAACTAAGAAATAATTTAGCTAAGATAATTTATAATCACTATCAATAAAAATAAATTTAGTTTAGGAGTTTGATATGTCAGTTTTAGTAATCGGAGCAGATGAGATAACACCAATAAAAGCCGTTTTGCATGATTTGGGCGCAGAAAAGATCGAGCACTGGGACGCCAGAAACGAAAACCGCGTAAATCGCAAGCCTATCCCTCAAGATACCGAGTGTGTCGTGATGCTGACTAGTTTTTTAAATCACAACACGATGAAAACGATAAAAACTCAAGCCAAAAAACGCAACATCCCGATAGTCTGTGCAAAACGAAGCGTCAGCTGCGTATTTTGCGAATACTGCAAGGTCTTTGGACTGGATAAGGAATTTGGATGCAAAGCAGAATAATCGATGAAATTCGGGCATTCATCAGATATTGGCGAAATAACTCCAAGTATTTTTGCAGGGCTTGACAAGCTCTCGCAAGCCAGAATTTTCATCACGCTTTACAACGCTAGCGTCGAGCGGGAGCTTATGATCCCGCTTAGCTACGCGAAATTTTTAAACATCAAAGATATTTTTAACGCTCGTATAAACACGCTTTTAAAGCCTAAATTTTTAAACCCTAAATGTGCAAATAGCCTTTGTTTGGCCTCAAATGCTGTGATAGAGGCATATTTAAAAAATGAATTCAGCTCGCTGAAATTTATAGCAAAGCAGCCAAAACACGCGGCTGCAAAGATGATAAAAATGCTTTATGCAAAGGGAGAGTTTGAAATTTGTCTTGATGCAAACGATATGTTTTCTCAGTTTGTTTATGATAAAATAGCCGCCAAACATCACGACAAAGAGGTCGCTTTTGAAAACGGTATCATCTCGATCAGACAAGGCGGCAGAGAGCTTCTTAGCGTCATGCCAAGCTTTAAATACGTAAATCTTGATGATATGCGAAATCTTAGCGATGAGATAAATCGTGCTGTGGGCGTTTTAAATTCGAAAAATCACGAGAGAATTTATATCGTTTTCCCGCGAAATAAAGAATTTAAACATCATGTTGAGGTTAGGCATTGCGGCTGCATGCAAGGCTCTTTAAAGCTCGTGCCTTATACGATTAGCAATAAAATTTTTTAAAAAGGAAAGAGATGATAGGTATAATCTACGGAAGCAGTATGGGAAATACTGAAGAGGCGGCTCAATTTCTAGGTGAAAATTTAGGCCTTGAGAACGAAGTCTTAAACATCTGTGACGTCGATGCACAAAAGATAAACAGCTTTGATAAGCTGATATTTGGCACTTCTACTTGGGGTAGCGGCGACTTGCAAGACGACTGGGACGCATTTGATTTTAGCGCATTAAAGCTTAGCGGTAAAACGGCCGCATTTTTCGGTATGGGCGATAGCGAGAGCTACTCGGACGAATACTGCAACGGTATGGCTAAGCTTTATGACGCAGTAGTGGCGCAAGGTGCAAAACCGGTGGGCGAAGTGAGCACCGACGGATACACATTTGACGGCTCTGATGCCGTAAGAAACGGTAACTTTATAGGTCTTGCACTCGATGCGGATAATGAAAGCGACAAAACCGAAGGCAGGATCCTCGCTTGGATAGAGCAGATAAAGCCATTTTTTGCTTAAGACCCTAAACTAAAATTCTTTAAATTTGGCGCCCTGCTTATACGGGGCGTCCGCTTGCTTTTAAATTTTTTAAATTCTAGTCGCTTCGCCACTTTGACTTTTGTACTTTTGAAATAACTAGCTAAAATTTACTTGACAATCGCAGCTAAATTCCATTAAAATACTACAAATATATTTTCAGTATTATTTAAGGGGGTAGGAATGATTAAAAATATTTTTTTGGCGTTGGTGTTGCTTTTGTCTTTTGCAGAGGCTAAAAATACGCTGAATTTCGCTACATCAAAAAACGTAGGCCCGCTAAATCCGCACCTCTACTCGCCAAACGAGATGTGGGCGCAAGATATGCTTTACGAGAGCTTGGTCGAGTATAGCGAGGATGGCAAGATAGTGCCTAAGCTAGCCGCTAGCTGGAGGATCGCCGATGAGGGCAAAACATACGTTTTCACGCTACGAGAAGGGGTTAAATTTAGCGACGGAGTGAGCTTTGACGCAAAGGCCGTAAAGCTAAATTTTGACGCGATACTGGCAAATCGCGACCGACACAAATGGCTGGAGTTTGCAAATATCTTAAAAGACTGCGAGATAATAGACGATAAAACCATCGCTTTGCACCTGCAAAACGCTTATGAGCCGACGTTAAAAGAGCTCTCTTTGGTGCGTCCGTTTAGATTTATCTCGCCTTTAGCGATGAAGGATGCTAATAGTACAAAAGACGGCATTATCGCTCCCGTGGGCACTGGTGCGTGGAAGCTGGCTTCTACCAAGCTTGGCATAAACGATATTTTCGTAAAAAATGAAAACTACTGGGGCCAAAAGCCAAAATTTGACGAGATAGTCGCAAAGGTGATACCGGACCCAAATACCAAAGTCGTTGCGCTTCAAACTGGCGAGGTCGATCTCATCTACGGCAACGGGCAGATCTCTTTTGATATGATAAACGAGCTCAAAAAAAGCTACGAGGTCAAGGTCTCGGAGCCTATGAACACACTAGTTTTGGCGCTAAATTCTAATAAATCTCCGACAAACGATCTTGCCGTGAGAGAGGCGCTAAATTTAGCCGTAGATAAAAACGCGATCGCAAATTCCATATTTTTTGGCGTTCAAAAGAGCGCTGACGCCTTATTTTACAGCAAGTTGCCGTATTGCGACATAGAGCTTAAGCCGTATAAATTCGACAAAAAGGCCGCAAATGAAATTTTGCAAAAAGGCGGCTGGGAGATGGGCAAAGACGGCATAAGATACAAAGACGGCAAGGAGCTTAAGATCGAGCTGGTTTATATCGGTACTAACGCCACGTTTAAGAGCATCGGCGAAATTTTACAAGCCGAGCTGAAGCAAATCGGCGTAAATTTACAGCTAAATGCCGACGAATCCACGATATTTTATAAAAAGCAACGCAGCGGCGATTTTGGCATGATATTTAACTCCACTTGGGGCGTGCCCTACGATCCTGTGATGTTTCTAGCCTCGATGAGACTGCCTTCTCACGCGGACTATCAGGCTCAGCTTGGGCTAAAAGACAAAGCTTGGATAGATGAAAACATAAGCGAAATTTTAAAGACCTTCGATGAGAGCAAAAAAGGCTCGCTTATAAAAAACGTCCTTACAAGGCTTCATGACGAGGCCGTATATCTGCCTATCTCACATGAGAGCATGATCTGGATATCAAACGATAAAGTAGGCGGAGCAAGGACTAGTATCTTTCAAAATCACTATCCGTTCAACGAAATTTATCCTAAATGAAAAGCTATATCTTTAGACGGACCGCCTATATCGTGCCGATGCTCTTGGTGGTGTCGGTTTTTATATTTTTGATACTCCGTCTAAACGGCACTGACGCAGCGATGAGCTATCTAAACGCTTCTGGTATCTCGCCAAGTGATCAAGCTCTAGCCCACGCCAAAGAGGTGCTAGGGCTAGATAAACCGCTCTTACAGCAATACCTCTTATGGCTTAAAAAGGCGCTCACGCTTGACTTTGGGCGCTCGTATATCACGGGCTCGCAGGTGAGTGCGGATATGGCGTATTATCTGCCAAATACGCTAAAGCTGATCGGCTTTGCTTTGCTTCTTACGGTCGCGGTCTCTTTGCCGCTTGGAATTTTGTCCGCGCTTTATAAGGACAAATGGGTCGATCATATCGTGAGGTTCATATCGTTTTTGGGCGTGAGCACGCCGAATTTTTGGCTGGCGCTCATATTAATCAGCGTTTTTTCAGTGAAATTTAAAATTTTGCCTCCGTTTGGCACGGGAGGACTTAGCCATATCATCATGCCCGCCTTTGCGATCTCGTTCATGAGTATAGCCATAAATGCACGGCTCATACGCACAAATATGCTAGATCTTATGCATTCAAGGCATGTTTTATACGCAAATATGCGTGGCATCGCTAAATTTCAAGTCATCGTCCATTACGTTCTGAAAAACGCGCTCATACCTATCGTCACGGCTCTTGGCATGCACCTTGGCGAGCTCGTGGGCTCTGCGATGGTGATCGAAAACGTCTTTGCATACGCGGGCATAGGCAGATACACGGTCGCTGCTATCATAAACAACGACTATCCGGTCATCCAAAGCTTCATCCTTTTCATGGCGCTGGTGTTTATAGTAAGCAATCTCATAACCGACATAATCTACGCATACATCGACCCTCGCGTGAGGCTTGCGGTATGAGAGGGCTTGTTTTAAAGCTTGCTTTCGTAGTGGCGGCTTTGATGGTGATATTTTGCGTATTCGCGCCCGTCATCGCGCCTTATGATCCGGAGACGATCGATCTGTCGGCTAAATTTATGCCTGCTTGCAGCGAGCATATTTTAGGCACCGATCATCTTGGCAGGGATGTGTTTTCTAGGCTTCTTTACGGCTCTAGCGTCTCTCTTGGCTCGACGTTCGCTACGCTCGGGCTGATCCTTTTAATAGGCGTGCTAGTAGGTGCTGTCAGCGGCTTTGCGGGTGGCAGGGTAGATCAGGTGTTGATGAGGATCTGCGATGTGTTTTTTAGCGTTCCGACTATCATTTTGGCGCTGTTTTTGGTAGGCGTTTTAGGCACCGGGCTAATAAACGTCATCATCGCGATCGCCGTATCGCACTGG containing:
- the dcuC gene encoding C4-dicarboxylate transporter DcuC, whose amino-acid sequence is MFGVIIGTITLFIVGWAIVKGKYAPLVLFLSGIFMLACSVALGTGHFMPKQAVATGNEYLNIIEYIRYMFSNRLANLGLIIMFMVGFATYMTHIGANSAFVSIATKRLTNIKNPYFMIFIAFAIAKLVSMVITSAVGLGVLCLALLGPVLISLGLNKLTVGSICCMSGAASMVLIGASTAAAAKACELSLLDYVFTYKIPAALPTTIVMGVALVFWNRYLDKKEGWVCSEHVGETIEFDEKTQAPQASAPKIYAILPFLPMILVVVFSQYCIKSIKLDISAIIILSVVIAMLCEAIRHKFSFETIAEGLKIFFQAMGRSVSGVVALIIAAGVFAEGFKALGMLDSIVSLANSLGFGGFGMSVLFVVITTLITIISGSNGASFYPLVEMVPHIASKLNVSSVMLVLPMHQASTIARPLSPVAGVVVAIAGMLKCSPLSLVKRCSVPAILGLISHHIFVFLLAL
- the nikC gene encoding nickel ABC transporter permease subunit NikC, with the protein product MRGLVLKLAFVVAALMVIFCVFAPVIAPYDPETIDLSAKFMPACSEHILGTDHLGRDVFSRLLYGSSVSLGSTFATLGLILLIGVLVGAVSGFAGGRVDQVLMRICDVFFSVPTIILALFLVGVLGTGLINVIIAIAVSHWAWYARMVRSVVLSLKNKEYILITRISGASEAVNFKKNMLRPILSQCVILGTLDIGHIMLHISALSFLGLGVRAPKAEWGIMISDAKDFIFTHSELMFYPGIALFLCVASFNIIGDHLRDKLDAGRNLEVCDEYARA
- a CDS encoding M3 family metallopeptidase produces the protein MLPRWTFDDVYGDLNDEKFTSSLQNLDALVGEIYGANLPLNLTAQKYQLALEEANSLLAFCRCKSSENTKDERVGAIEAKIEASLSKLEEIKENLFEKFDGLLADDKLWSEPAIAALKFLYDERKNSWQMKLSKSERKIYDELAQASFTPLYGVFRHLNNLINIEATDQNGARSTYSLAKCGGILKGSPDGTLRKSVFEGLQRHYDKHASLYVDVINLLQGFRLDKFKRAGVDRLTPSFEQNKISAQAVGAMFEALKLRLESIRECVNLRAKYFESGKIYACDLLAPSPHSSNAQIPYESAIDTICEALGEVGEEIPGFIRMMLQKGWIEADTRENKAGGAFYTRFDKFKQPRVFSTYMGTQAHMIQQAHELGHAWHYWIMRDMPSVQTHFPMSLAETASTFNEAVLRNYLRKNSTDKNLLFDILWQELKSAANFMLHISVRYEFETAFLAARQEQILTAAKVNELMLEAWRKWYGDSVQDTELFLPYFKLHFYKTDQYIYNYPYTVGYLLSQFLLGEFKAMGAKFIGVYKEFLRDCGRMSVEALLKKYFDKDVTKCEFWLLCIDNALSYAQEFKRLETELSTQ
- the fldA gene encoding flavodoxin FldA — protein: MIGIIYGSSMGNTEEAAQFLGENLGLENEVLNICDVDAQKINSFDKLIFGTSTWGSGDLQDDWDAFDFSALKLSGKTAAFFGMGDSESYSDEYCNGMAKLYDAVVAQGAKPVGEVSTDGYTFDGSDAVRNGNFIGLALDADNESDKTEGRILAWIEQIKPFFA
- a CDS encoding DUF2325 domain-containing protein, translating into MSVLVIGADEITPIKAVLHDLGAEKIEHWDARNENRVNRKPIPQDTECVVMLTSFLNHNTMKTIKTQAKKRNIPIVCAKRSVSCVFCEYCKVFGLDKEFGCKAE
- a CDS encoding cytochrome c; amino-acid sequence: MNIIGTLNLARDTYAIDTDIKNLQLNASGAQKIDHLLLTKREGLQKEAQRLISEYISAEAAGYKLGTNGINENLYFNSINAQAFMDKDKSFSGDVKSDLWAVSDKKYKNLNDDGVLKALKNAYGDVKLFLDFYDDGTNTLELNGASALFGLDSNKDGTLSSEDELFYKIKVKGYDKDGNEKISRLSDLLSGIDLTKFIKDEIINYAQKETDEYNAKIDALPKNNAKKYLLKKKNIDYLDYRQTRNASNPYTLIKAEYRYEKLQSDEVQNFFQKYTGADGWVDLRDNKVFNKTSKLINFAYLKKSLDGNARLAEFNPIVKTHEGLSEDFSYTKYQKQNFKKLYEDYMAASSEHYERVDELIKNLKDGGAPDADVLIAKLRTTKSSRMVSIENEFKAATGMNFSQKNLQRVKFGFENDEKATAYALKDTDAVVAMKLSKSGFITLRFDSGREIVVNELYSDTGSLNSLSKDKRISPNQEIQTMSEEQINSLDFDKIAVKTDEAKNEVKSLRELGAKLVSRLTDNKYAIYLSNGDIMVAKEFYNITYIDKFLNGDENFKVDRKDRFYPKVDKLA
- a CDS encoding ABC transporter permease subunit, with translation MKSYIFRRTAYIVPMLLVVSVFIFLILRLNGTDAAMSYLNASGISPSDQALAHAKEVLGLDKPLLQQYLLWLKKALTLDFGRSYITGSQVSADMAYYLPNTLKLIGFALLLTVAVSLPLGILSALYKDKWVDHIVRFISFLGVSTPNFWLALILISVFSVKFKILPPFGTGGLSHIIMPAFAISFMSIAINARLIRTNMLDLMHSRHVLYANMRGIAKFQVIVHYVLKNALIPIVTALGMHLGELVGSAMVIENVFAYAGIGRYTVAAIINNDYPVIQSFILFMALVFIVSNLITDIIYAYIDPRVRLAV
- the nikA gene encoding nickel ABC transporter substrate-binding protein gives rise to the protein MIKNIFLALVLLLSFAEAKNTLNFATSKNVGPLNPHLYSPNEMWAQDMLYESLVEYSEDGKIVPKLAASWRIADEGKTYVFTLREGVKFSDGVSFDAKAVKLNFDAILANRDRHKWLEFANILKDCEIIDDKTIALHLQNAYEPTLKELSLVRPFRFISPLAMKDANSTKDGIIAPVGTGAWKLASTKLGINDIFVKNENYWGQKPKFDEIVAKVIPDPNTKVVALQTGEVDLIYGNGQISFDMINELKKSYEVKVSEPMNTLVLALNSNKSPTNDLAVREALNLAVDKNAIANSIFFGVQKSADALFYSKLPYCDIELKPYKFDKKAANEILQKGGWEMGKDGIRYKDGKELKIELVYIGTNATFKSIGEILQAELKQIGVNLQLNADESTIFYKKQRSGDFGMIFNSTWGVPYDPVMFLASMRLPSHADYQAQLGLKDKAWIDENISEILKTFDESKKGSLIKNVLTRLHDEAVYLPISHESMIWISNDKVGGARTSIFQNHYPFNEIYPK